Proteins encoded in a region of the Planococcus citri chromosome 1, ihPlaCitr1.1, whole genome shotgun sequence genome:
- the LOC135832673 gene encoding proton-coupled amino acid transporter-like protein CG1139: MAENENTSKNCTMNSLSTSTHSSNNSNASEEITLHIKDDGGNGEHPQASISTTIFHMLALSIGPTVFIIPSAFNMVGYIPATIGIILISLFYFYNVQILLDSSTILCRKNKKDTITYAEIVRYAFQYGPPRIRSLTVYTYTLMNILFVVSWAGELSFSVVFVCKNIKFISDWYLESDTDLRIIVIILILPCTLITLSSNLKLTILSLLATIIDVLFIAYVIWTSCTDHRLKNVNFRALNAVYNIPDFLAIIFFTLNFTGIALPLKYDMKNPEKFDSKFGAFNAAMIIITAINIVFGFFGYTTYGSKIKDTMTLNLPHGPVTHAMIVVYCIAILLTYPVCYFVIFNIVWNEWVKNKIRMNVITTRIVINLVLFSVIIILPKLSLFTEICGLVCAVFDSVMIPSVVHILMSWENEKKFRIILIKSTLIFAFGILLFICGMYQSLNDIVEGDQGS, translated from the coding sequence ATGGCCGAaaacgaaaatacgagtaaaaactgCACTATGAATTCGCTATCCACATCGACGCacagcagcaacaacagcaATGCAAGCGAAGAGATCACATTACATATTAAAGACGACGGTGGAAACGGCGAACACCCTCAAGCATCTATTTCGACGACCATCTTCCACATGCTGGCTCTTTCGATCGGACCAACCGTATTCATAATTCCGAGCGCTTTTAATATGGTAGGCTACATACCGGCTACCATTGGTATTATACTTATCAGCTTATTTTACTTTTATAATGTTCAAATACTATTAGACTCATCGACCATCTTGTGTAGAAAGAACAAAAAAGACACCATAACGTACGCCGAAATAGTCAGATATGCTTTTCAATACGGCCCTCCTAGAATACGTTCGCTGACGGTGTACACTTACACgttgatgaatattttattcGTCGTTAGTTGGGCCGGAGAGCTCTCTTTTAGCGTCGTATTCGTatgtaaaaacataaaattcatcTCAGATTGGTACCTCGAAAGCGACACTGATTTGAGGATAATCGTCATAATACTTATCCTACCCTGCACGTTGATCACGCTAAGTTCGAATTTGAAACTGACCATTTTGAGTTTGCTAGCGACCATAATCGACGTACTATTTATCGCCTACGTCATCTGGACTTCTTGCACTGATCACCGAttgaaaaacgtcaattttcGGGCTCTCAACGCTGTGTACAACATACCAGATTTCCTAGCCATAATATTCTTCACGTTGAACTTCACCGGCATAGCTTTACCATTGAAGTACGACATGAAAAATCCCGAGAAATTCGACTCGAAGTTTGGAGCTTTTAACGCCGCCATGATCATCATAACCGCAATCAATATAGTATTCGGTTTCTTCGGTTACACCACGTATGGAAGTAAAATCAAAGATACGATGACGCTGAATCTACCCCATGGACCAGTTACTCACGCCATGATAGTGGTTTACTGCATCGCCATATTATTAACCTACCCAGTATGTTATTTCGTTATATTCAACATCGTCTGGAACGAATGGGTCAAGAACAAAATACGTATGAATGTGATCACCACGCGTATCGTCATCAACTTGGTACTATTCTCCGTTATCATTATTTTACCCAAATTGAGTCTTTTTACCGAAATATGCGGACTAGTGTGCGCAGTCTTTGATAGCGTCATGATACCATCCGTCGTCCATATTCTCATGTCGTgggagaatgaaaaaaaattcaggatcaTTCTCATCAAAAGCACGCTGATTTTCGCGTTcggaattttattatttatctgCGGTATGTATCAAAGCCTTAATGATATTGTGGAAGGAGATCAAGGGAGTTAA
- the LOC135832675 gene encoding proton-coupled amino acid transporter-like protein pathetic isoform X2 translates to MKIVLLSYLRDFVTCNRDESSPKKYEVTTPTSPTEKPQPDPVKTEKTDINLESNGGDEFDPHDYGNSKHPTTFWGNVIHLIVIAAGPTLLSLPSTFVQVGYVIGFFGTFITVLFYMYCMKTIVKTEYILCKRLKRPNLSYPETVYQAFHTGPKYARWFADYTHLLIYGAFMCVWVGGNSIFLLLACSNMKFVYEYFFHEEITTRMIMIYLAIPLVLLCWIPNLKYLVPCSVFTNCINAIGICAILYDTLQNTPSLESRKSFGTVESIPLFLGTILFTLNATGIMMPLKNEMQNPKKFNAALGVLTVSYIPVSILYTIFGTLCYIKYGAGVNENVILNLPPTKLSKIIIGVYGIGICFFYPVVAYVSFEIIWNNTLKNKFQKSTRRKIYEYVVRTLIALSSIVLAYIVPNMALFISLAGTVSTSLDSIIFPAFTQILVHHGEKRPALVIKNTLIILFAFLLMITGTINSISQIIAYYS, encoded by the coding sequence TGATGAATCGAGTCCGAAAAAATATGAAGTTACCACACCAACCTCGCCGACCGAAAAACCACAGCCGGATCCGGTCAAGACAGAGAAGACTGATATCAACCTGGAATCGAACGGAGGAGACGAATTCGATCCGCATGACTACGGTAATAGTAAACATCCGACGACTTTTTGGGGCAACGTGATCCATTTGATAGTAATTGCGGCCGGACCTACTTTATTAAGTTTACCTTCGACTTTTGTGCAAGTTGGTTATGTGATCGGTTTTTTCGGTACATTTATAACGGTGCTTTTTTACATGTATTGTATGAAAACAATAGTTAAAACCGAATACATCCTATGTAAACGTTTAAAAAGGCCGAATTTATCATACCCCGAAACGGTATACCAAGCTTTTCATACCGGACCCAAATATGCCAGATGGTTCGCCGATTATACGCATTTATTAATTTATGGAGCTTTTATGTGCGTTTGGGTCGGAGGAAACTCTATCTTCTTATTGTTGGCTTGCTCGAATATGAAATTcgtttacgagtatttttttcacgaagaAATAACCACTCGTATGATAATGATTTATCTGGCCATTCCTTTAGTTTTATTATGCTGGATTCCGAATTTGAAATACCTAGTACCTTGTTCTGTTTTCACGAATTGTATCAACGCGATTGGTATATGCGCCATTTTATACGACACTCTGCAAAACACGCCATCATTAGAGTCGAGAAAAAGCTTCGGTACAGTCGAAAGTATACCTTTATTCTTGGGTACAATTTTATTTACTCTTAACGCTACAGGCATCATGATGCCTTTGAAAAACGAGATGCAGAatccgaaaaaattcaacgccGCTTTAGGAGTGCTCACCGTATCCTACATTCCAGTCAGTATTCTGTATACGATATTCGGAACACTTTGTTATATCAAATACGGAGCCGGGGTAAATGAAAACGTCATCTTGAATTTACCTCCGACTAAGTTATCTAAAATTATCATAGGAGTTTACGGCATAGGTATTTGTTTCTTTTACCCGGTCGTCGCGTACGTATCTTTCGAGATCATTTGGAACaatacgttgaaaaataaatttcaaaagtctacCCGTCGTAAAATATACGAATACGTTGTACGTACCCTTATAGCATTATCGTCCATTGTGTTAGCTTACATCGTACCTAACATGGCTTTATTTATATCTTTAGCCGGCACCGTTTCTACCTCTTTGGATAGTATCATTTTTCCAGCTTTTACCCAGATTTTAGTTCATCACGGAGAAAAAAGGCCGGCGCTTGTGATTAAAAATACCCTAATCATATTGTTCGCTTTTTTACTAATGATCACCGGTACCATCAACAGTATTTCGCAAATAATCGCTTACTATtcttaa
- the LOC135832669 gene encoding proton-coupled amino acid transporter 3-like, with protein MSYNLGWVENKYQEDGVAPRSRDKSPVSNIIKRGSIRDQNATELQQIPPKRKGISWAEFVFQIFITIEGPAVFILPATFKNVGYLLGILGTVGIAIFYMYLMRILSWCDEYMQKKRKLKQQSLYSLITNIFDEYKYPRVGSWLNFYLKYEIILSWTMGLSFGLFFANKNVQLILAYFHIQTTDQFVLLILSIPTMLICWFPHIQSIAFFSYFITIIIAAVMLEVMYYLLINPVENPRVLMINDVSTLPDFLFMMFYVITYTALVFPLKLEMKYPSNLKKLFGGINLSIILIAVLNIFFCLLVYFKLGDEVQDNILSNLPNNEIVLVTNCLFVVGLMGSGALSFYLIFQTLWFDGWDSYFKKSNFVKFYEYVVRSMLGIFIIILAMVIPTFNLFINLISCFSYPYDSVLLPIILESVIVWNDKQNTTTAVLILIKNITIGVLCVLACLLAFYISLLEILSVYQT; from the coding sequence ATGTCTTACAATCTCGGCTGGGTGGAAAACAAATACCAGGAAGATGGAGTAGCTCCTCGATCCAGGGATAAATCACCAGTGTCCAATATCATAAAGCGAGGAAGCATACGAGATCAAAATGCCACCGAATTGCAGCAGATACCACCGAAACGAAAAGGCATCTCTTGGGCCGAAttcgtatttcaaattttcatcaccaTCGAAGGTCCAGCTGTGTTCATACTTCCAGCCACCTTCAAGAATGTAGGATATTTGCTCGGAATCCTCGGAACAGTTGGAATCGCCATTTTCTACATGTACCTCATGCGAATACTGTCATGGTGCGACGAATACATGCAAAAGAAAAGGAAACTCAAACAACAATCGTTGTATTCGCTGATCACCAATATATTCGACGAATATAAATATCCTCGGGTTGGTAGCTGGTTAAATTTTTACCTCAAGTATGAAATTATATTAAGTTGGACAATGGGATTATCTTTCGGCTTGTTTTTCGCCAACAAAAATGTACAATTGATATTGGCGTATTTTCACATCCAAACGACCGATCAATTCGTATTGCTGATTCTGTCGATTCCAACGATGCTAATTTGCTGGTTCCCTCACATCCAATCTATagcttttttctcatatttcatAACGATAATCATTGCCGCGGTCATGCTCGAGGTGATGTATTATTTACTGATTAATCCGGTTGAAAATCCGCGAGTTCTCATGATCAACGACGTATCCACTTTGcctgattttttattcatgATGTTTTACGTTATAACTTACACAGCGTTGGTATTTCCTCTAAAGCTCGAGATGAAATACCCGTCCAATTTGAAGAAACTTTTCGGCGGCATAAATCTCAGTATTATTCTAATCGCCGTCttgaacatatttttctgtttgttAGTCTATTTCAAGCTGGGTGACGAAGTACAGGAcaatattttgagtaatttaccCAACAACGAAATTGTCTTAGTTACCAATTGTCTATTTGTGGTGGGTCTGATGGGAAGTGGAGCTTTATCATTTTACTTAATATTTCAAACCTTATGGTTCGACGGCTGGGAcagctattttaaaaaatccaatttcgtTAAATTCTACGAATACGTGGTCAGATCCAtgttaggtatttttattataattctaGCCATGGTTATACCGACATTCAACCTCTTCATTAATTTAATATCGTGTTTCAGTTATCCGTACGATTCTGTTTTACTTCCTATAATATTAGAGAGCGTTATTGTTTGGAATGACAAACAAAATACCACTACGGCCGTTTTAATACTAATTAAAAATATCACCATAGGTGTATTATGTGTTCTAGCATGTTTGCTGGCTTTTTATATAAGTTTATTAGAGATTTTATCGGTCTATCAAACATAA